The sequence below is a genomic window from Candidatus Hydrogenedentota bacterium.
GCCGCGCGCGCTCATCGCGCGGCTCATGGCCCCCGTGGAGTAGCGCCTCAGCGCAGCAGCATCCAGGCCGTCACCGCCCCCCCCAGCGCGATGCGGTACCACGCGAAGGGCACGAAGTTCCGGCGGCGGATGTAGGCCATGAAGGCGGCCACCACCGCGTAGGCGGAGACAAACGACACCGCCGACCCCGTGAACAGCAGCCCCCATTCCCGCGCGGAGAAGGCCAGGCCGTTCTCCATCAATTTGAGGCCGGCCGCGCCGGTCATGGTGGGCAGGGCCAGAAAGAACGAGAACTCCGCCGCCGCCGGCCGCCCCACCCCCAGCAGCATGGCGCCGATGATGGTGGCCGCGGACCGTGACGTGCCCGGGATCATGGCCAGGCATTGAAAGAACCCGATGAGCAGGGCGGTGCGGAAGCCGAGCAGGGCCGGGTCCGTGTGGCGGACGGGTATGCTCCGCCGCTCGATCACCAGCAGCACCACGCCGCCGGCAACGAGCGAGGCGGCCACCGTGGGCGGGTTGAAGAGCCGCGCCTCGATGAAGTCATCCAGCAGGAACCCAATCACGGCCGCGGGCAGGAAGGCCGTGAGCACCCGCGCCCACAGGCCGAAAATGGCGCGCGTGTCCGCCTCCGCGCCGAAGGGCCACAACCTCTTCCAGAAATAGAGGACCACGGCAAGGATCGCCGGAAGCTGGATCATCACCATGAACGCGTCCGCAAAGCCGGGCTTCCCCTCCAGACGAAGCAGATCCTCGACCAGGATCATGTGGCCGGTGCTGCTGACGGGAAGGAACTCCGTCACACCCTCGACGAGTCCCAGAATTGCCGCGAAAACATACTGCATGCCGACACCGTCTCCCGTGGTCCATGCGCCCCCCCTCATGCGCCCCCCGAAGTCTATCAGATTCCCCCATCGGGCGGCGGAGTGGAGATGCGCGCGGCCCGTGCGGCGGTGATATGATGGGGGCATGAGCTTGCCGGACTCCCAAAACCGCGCCGTCCGCACCGATTCCGCGCTTTCGCCCGGCGCGCGCGCGGCGCTGTCGTGCGGGGCTGCGGCGGGGATGTTCCTGCTGTTCAGCCTCGCCTACTGGCCCCTGCGGCTGAACGCGCCGCCGCTGGGCGCGTTGCGCCCCTTC
It includes:
- a CDS encoding undecaprenyl-diphosphate phosphatase, whose amino-acid sequence is MQYVFAAILGLVEGVTEFLPVSSTGHMILVEDLLRLEGKPGFADAFMVMIQLPAILAVVLYFWKRLWPFGAEADTRAIFGLWARVLTAFLPAAVIGFLLDDFIEARLFNPPTVAASLVAGGVVLLVIERRSIPVRHTDPALLGFRTALLIGFFQCLAMIPGTSRSAATIIGAMLLGVGRPAAAEFSFFLALPTMTGAAGLKLMENGLAFSAREWGLLFTGSAVSFVSAYAVVAAFMAYIRRRNFVPFAWYRIALGGAVTAWMLLR